A DNA window from Streptomyces canus contains the following coding sequences:
- a CDS encoding thioesterase II family protein has protein sequence MTHVPGAWVQRPPEETGAPVRMFCFAHAGGGRSFFAPWRAALLPDIELCPVVLPGRETRIKERPLTRVEDVIDRMCEVLPEHLDRPFALFGHSMGSVLAYETARALHAAGLGTPLGLIVSGRRAPHLPARRPPLHLLAEDEFVAAVARLGGTPQNILREPGLLRLFLPTLRADFELNETYRPLPGAALPCPVSAFVGAADPEAAPEELAGWRESTAHGFSLRVFRGDHFYLKGTPGELFAALRADIRRFGATVPVPHPVHIERITP, from the coding sequence GTGACCCACGTGCCGGGCGCCTGGGTGCAGCGGCCCCCCGAGGAGACCGGCGCGCCCGTGCGGATGTTCTGCTTCGCGCACGCGGGTGGCGGCAGAAGCTTCTTCGCGCCCTGGCGCGCGGCTCTGCTGCCGGACATCGAACTGTGCCCCGTCGTACTGCCCGGCCGCGAGACCAGGATCAAGGAGCGCCCCCTCACTCGCGTCGAGGACGTCATCGACCGCATGTGCGAGGTGCTGCCGGAGCACCTCGACCGGCCCTTCGCCCTCTTCGGCCACAGCATGGGCTCGGTCCTCGCCTACGAGACTGCGCGGGCCCTGCACGCCGCCGGCCTGGGCACCCCCCTGGGACTCATCGTCTCGGGCCGTCGCGCGCCCCACCTGCCGGCCCGTCGCCCGCCGTTGCACCTCCTGGCGGAGGACGAGTTCGTGGCCGCGGTGGCGCGGCTGGGCGGCACCCCGCAGAACATCCTGCGGGAGCCGGGACTGTTGCGGCTCTTCCTGCCGACCCTCCGCGCCGACTTCGAACTCAACGAGACCTACCGCCCGTTGCCGGGGGCGGCGCTGCCGTGCCCCGTCTCGGCGTTCGTCGGCGCCGCGGACCCGGAGGCCGCCCCGGAGGAGCTGGCCGGCTGGCGGGAGAGCACCGCGCACGGCTTCTCCCTGCGCGTCTTCCGCGGCGACCACTTCTACCTCAAGGGAACACCCGGGGAACTTTTCGCCGCCCTGCGCGCAGACATCCGCAGATTCGGTGCGACCGTCCCCGTGCCCCACCCCGTCCACATCGAGAGGATCACCCCATGA
- a CDS encoding amino acid adenylation domain-containing protein, with translation MFADKCLHEIVENHARLTPDRIAVTAPEGRLTYGELDAGAQDVADALRAADVGPGTLVGLACAPGTALIVGMLGILKAGGCYVPIDPAYPDERVAFLLSDSGTKTVVADAQGARRLAGSGVDTVHVGDPLPRPRETDGPRTGRAPTPHDLAYVIYTSGSTGVPKGVLVEHRNVTALFDAAAEFGFVEQDTWTLFHSASFDFSVWEIWGALLHGGRLVVVPRAAMRAPRELLRLLVEEQVTVLSQTPSAFRQLLTDEAGALPSDSRLRLICLGGERLDVGLLSTWLERHEQSGPALVNMYGITETTVHVTRHKLSAVDLRRPDASPIGTPLPGMRISLRDASGAEVPDGTPGEVYVLGTGVARGYLNRPELDTERFTGEGDARAYRSGDLAVRTDDGSLTYLGRIDAQIKVRGYRIEPYEIETALALHPDVAEALVGTEQLADGDSRLVAAVRLADSAREQTGNEAGADLWLRDHAAAHLPAHLRPARYRFVDRLPLTPQGKSDRAAVGAPPSRPAEDTAAADTRRTVTDMVEAALGTGPLPADRDLFDLGATSLLFVRVIAEVNQRFGLSLNGSELKDTASVDNLVTAVVDRVGTVTSESR, from the coding sequence GTGTTCGCTGACAAGTGTCTGCACGAGATAGTCGAGAACCATGCGCGCCTGACCCCGGACAGGATCGCCGTCACCGCCCCGGAGGGGCGGCTCACCTACGGGGAGCTGGACGCGGGCGCGCAAGACGTGGCGGACGCGCTGCGGGCCGCGGACGTCGGGCCCGGCACCCTGGTGGGCCTGGCCTGCGCACCGGGCACCGCCCTGATCGTCGGAATGCTCGGAATCCTCAAGGCGGGGGGCTGTTACGTGCCCATCGACCCCGCCTACCCGGACGAGCGGGTCGCCTTCCTCCTCTCCGACAGCGGGACCAAGACCGTCGTCGCCGACGCGCAGGGAGCGCGGCGGCTCGCCGGCAGCGGTGTGGATACCGTCCACGTCGGAGATCCGCTGCCGCGCCCCCGCGAAACCGACGGGCCCCGGACGGGGAGGGCGCCGACCCCCCACGACCTCGCCTACGTCATCTACACGTCGGGCTCCACCGGCGTCCCCAAGGGGGTCCTGGTCGAGCACCGCAACGTGACCGCGCTCTTCGACGCCGCCGCGGAGTTCGGCTTCGTGGAGCAGGACACCTGGACTCTGTTCCACAGCGCCAGCTTCGACTTCTCCGTCTGGGAGATCTGGGGGGCACTGCTCCACGGCGGCCGTCTCGTCGTCGTACCCCGAGCCGCGATGCGCGCACCGCGGGAGCTGCTGCGGTTGCTCGTCGAGGAACAGGTCACGGTCCTCTCCCAGACCCCCTCGGCCTTCCGCCAGCTCCTGACCGATGAGGCGGGCGCCCTGCCCTCCGACTCCCGCCTGCGGTTGATCTGCCTCGGCGGTGAACGGCTGGACGTCGGCTTGCTCTCCACCTGGCTGGAGCGGCACGAGCAGAGCGGCCCCGCGCTGGTCAACATGTACGGGATCACCGAGACCACCGTGCACGTCACCCGGCACAAACTGTCCGCCGTGGACCTGCGACGGCCCGACGCGAGTCCGATCGGCACCCCACTGCCCGGAATGCGGATCAGCCTGCGCGACGCCTCGGGCGCCGAGGTCCCGGACGGCACCCCGGGCGAGGTGTACGTCCTCGGCACGGGCGTGGCCCGCGGATACCTCAACCGGCCGGAGCTCGACACCGAACGGTTCACCGGAGAGGGCGACGCGCGGGCCTACCGCTCGGGCGACCTCGCCGTACGGACTGACGACGGCTCCCTCACCTACCTGGGCCGTATCGACGCCCAGATCAAGGTACGCGGCTACCGCATCGAGCCGTACGAGATCGAGACCGCACTCGCCCTGCACCCCGACGTCGCCGAGGCGCTGGTGGGCACGGAGCAACTCGCGGACGGGGACAGCCGGTTGGTCGCCGCCGTACGGCTCGCCGACAGCGCCCGCGAGCAGACCGGGAACGAGGCCGGAGCCGACCTGTGGCTGCGCGACCACGCCGCCGCGCACCTGCCCGCCCATCTGCGGCCCGCCCGGTACCGGTTCGTCGACCGCCTGCCGCTCACCCCTCAGGGCAAATCCGACCGCGCCGCTGTCGGCGCACCACCTTCCCGGCCGGCCGAGGACACGGCCGCCGCCGACACCCGCAGGACCGTGACGGACATGGTCGAGGCCGCCCTGGGCACGGGGCCACTCCCGGCCGACCGGGACCTGTTCGACCTCGGAGCGACCTCCCTGCTCTTCGTCCGCGTCATCGCGGAGGTCAACCAGCGCTTCGGACTGTCCCTCAACGGAAGCGAACTCAAGGACACCGCCTCCGTCGACAACCTCGTCACCGCCGTGGTCGACCGGGTCGGCACGGTCACCTCCGAGAGCCGGTGA